From the genome of Candidatus Paceibacterota bacterium, one region includes:
- a CDS encoding Gfo/Idh/MocA family oxidoreductase, whose protein sequence is MSQFTRPPASRREFLITSTRFAAASALAGMALPQVHAAGSDLIQVALVGCGGRGTGAAAQALNTKGGPIKLVTMAEIFPDRLNTSYENLKGQVGARMDVPPERRFVGLDAYQKALDCLKPGDIAIFTTPPAFRWVHFGYAIRKGLHVFMEKPVTVDAPTTRKMFALADEADKKNLKVGVGLMVRHCKARQELLKRIQGGEIGDLVLLRACRLGARAGCVGRRPADTSELMYQIRHFHAFLWASGGLFSDFNIHQIDECSWMKGAWPIKAHANGGRNFRGDSVDQNFDNYSVEYTYPDGTRLFFNGRAETGCHDEFASYAHGTKGSAIISTAVHTPGRCRIFTGHNFTRANMSWAFPQPEPNPYQLEWDDLVQAIREDKPYNEAKRGAIASLVTSMGRMAAHTGQEITYDQMLECPHEFAPGVDKLTGQSPAPVQADAKGAYPQPEPGVKKDREY, encoded by the coding sequence ATGAGCCAATTTACACGTCCACCAGCTTCACGGCGCGAATTCCTGATCACCTCCACCCGGTTTGCCGCGGCCTCCGCTTTGGCCGGCATGGCCCTGCCGCAGGTGCATGCCGCCGGTTCGGACCTGATCCAGGTGGCGCTGGTGGGTTGCGGCGGGCGCGGCACCGGCGCAGCGGCGCAGGCCCTGAATACCAAAGGCGGCCCGATCAAGCTGGTGACAATGGCTGAGATCTTCCCGGACCGACTCAACACAAGCTACGAGAACCTCAAGGGCCAGGTCGGCGCGCGCATGGATGTCCCGCCCGAACGCCGGTTTGTGGGGCTCGATGCCTACCAGAAGGCTCTTGATTGTCTCAAGCCCGGAGATATCGCCATCTTCACCACGCCTCCCGCCTTCCGGTGGGTGCATTTCGGCTATGCGATCAGGAAAGGCCTGCACGTGTTCATGGAGAAGCCGGTGACCGTGGATGCGCCCACCACCAGAAAGATGTTCGCTCTGGCCGATGAGGCCGATAAGAAGAACCTCAAGGTCGGTGTGGGTTTGATGGTGCGCCACTGCAAAGCCCGGCAGGAATTGCTCAAGCGCATACAGGGCGGTGAAATCGGCGACCTGGTGCTGCTGCGGGCTTGCCGCCTGGGCGCGCGTGCGGGTTGTGTCGGCCGCCGGCCCGCCGATACCAGCGAACTCATGTATCAAATCCGCCATTTCCACGCCTTCCTCTGGGCTAGCGGCGGCCTCTTCAGCGATTTTAACATTCACCAGATTGACGAATGCAGTTGGATGAAGGGGGCCTGGCCCATCAAGGCCCACGCCAACGGCGGACGCAACTTCCGCGGGGATTCCGTGGACCAGAACTTCGACAATTACTCGGTGGAATACACTTACCCGGACGGCACCAGGCTGTTCTTCAACGGGCGGGCGGAAACGGGCTGCCACGATGAATTCGCCAGTTACGCTCACGGCACCAAGGGATCGGCTATCATTTCGACGGCTGTGCATACCCCGGGCCGCTGCCGCATCTTCACAGGGCACAACTTCACTCGGGCGAACATGAGCTGGGCTTTCCCGCAACCAGAACCCAATCCGTATCAATTGGAATGGGATGATCTGGTGCAGGCCATCCGGGAGGACAAGCCGTACAACGAAGCCAAACGGGGAGCAATCGCCAGCCTGGTTACTTCCATGGGCCGCATGGCCGCCCACACCGGCCAGGAGATCACCTACGACCAGATGCTCGAATGCCCGCACGAATTCGCACCCGGCGTGGACAAGCTCACCGGCCAATCCCCCGCCCCGGTCCAGGCGGATGCGAAGGGCGCTTATCCGCAGCCCGAGCCCGGCGTGAAGAAGGATCGCGAGTATTGA
- a CDS encoding glycosyl hydrolase family 28-related protein has translation MKLTLLLLCAASLAGAAPNPDTCSVRDFGARGDGKTDDTAAFQKALDTMGQAGGGVVYAPRGNYFFAGHLNVPNAVTLKGVWESVPSHIGIRNPGAPKPADDGTTFHVTENRGKEDGPAFITLNHNATLKGVVIYYPEQDPAEEPKPYPWAIAMRGKNPAVLAVELLNPYNGIDASHNERHLIRDVHGQPLRRGIMVDVIMDIGRIENVHFNPWWSMKPRLLQWQLQHGEAFSFGRSDWQYVLNTFCFGYNIGYKFIQTRTGLCNGNFLGIGADDCYTALVVENCAPMGLLISNGEFVSFHGPDPTMVRVEAGNSGSVRFVNCAYWGPCNQIAKVAGKGTVGFSDCTFVEWDRGNEGRHALQIAGGTVLVRGCEFQADKPQIELGEKLRRAVISDNIFAGKPRIANRSKAAVNISNNASD, from the coding sequence TTGAAACTCACTCTTCTCCTGTTGTGCGCAGCAAGCCTGGCCGGCGCCGCGCCCAACCCTGATACCTGCTCGGTCCGCGATTTCGGGGCCAGGGGCGACGGCAAGACCGACGACACGGCAGCCTTCCAGAAGGCGTTGGACACCATGGGGCAGGCCGGCGGGGGCGTGGTCTATGCGCCGCGCGGCAATTACTTCTTCGCCGGCCACCTCAATGTGCCGAACGCAGTGACTCTGAAGGGGGTCTGGGAATCCGTGCCGTCCCACATCGGCATCCGCAACCCGGGCGCACCCAAACCTGCCGACGACGGCACGACATTCCACGTCACGGAAAACCGCGGGAAAGAGGACGGCCCGGCCTTCATTACCCTGAATCACAACGCGACACTGAAAGGCGTTGTCATCTACTATCCCGAGCAGGACCCGGCGGAGGAGCCGAAGCCCTATCCCTGGGCCATCGCCATGCGCGGGAAGAACCCCGCCGTGCTCGCCGTCGAACTGCTCAATCCCTACAACGGCATTGACGCCAGCCACAACGAGCGGCACCTGATCCGCGACGTTCACGGCCAGCCGCTGCGCCGCGGCATCATGGTGGATGTGATCATGGACATCGGCCGGATCGAGAACGTGCACTTCAACCCCTGGTGGAGCATGAAGCCGCGCCTCCTGCAATGGCAGCTGCAACATGGCGAAGCGTTCAGTTTCGGCCGCAGCGACTGGCAATATGTCCTCAACACCTTCTGTTTCGGCTACAACATCGGCTACAAGTTCATCCAGACCCGCACCGGTCTGTGCAACGGCAACTTCCTCGGCATTGGCGCGGATGACTGTTACACCGCCCTGGTCGTCGAAAACTGCGCCCCCATGGGCCTCCTGATCTCCAACGGCGAGTTTGTCTCCTTCCACGGCCCCGACCCCACCATGGTCCGCGTCGAAGCCGGTAACTCGGGCAGCGTCCGCTTCGTGAACTGCGCCTACTGGGGGCCGTGCAATCAGATCGCGAAGGTCGCCGGCAAAGGCACGGTTGGATTCAGCGATTGCACCTTTGTCGAGTGGGATCGCGGCAACGAAGGCCGGCACGCGCTGCAAATCGCCGGCGGCACAGTGCTCGTTCGCGGCTGTGAATTCCAGGCCGACAAACCGCAAATCGAGTTGGGCGAAAAGCTGCGGCGCGCGGTGATCTCGGACAACATCTTCGCCGGCAAACCCCGCATCGCCAACCGCTCCAAGGCCGCGGTGAACATCAGCAACAACGCCAGCGATTGA
- a CDS encoding PEP-CTERM sorting domain-containing protein yields the protein MTNLTLRGIICTVAHMFNSRSKHCGAALAIMALPLCAQPIAVPNYSFEFQAAPGTYPYVNTFVDSWQKNPEPAWYAPAFGQYGIPWLGTAGVFFDVNPYVNHVGTQAGYLLAVPEVALFQDYSTSPTHDFNATFEVGNAYNLTVGVFGKPGLALGSILTLSLYYRDTLDNRVTVGSTAITYNAGTFPDTSPLNLIDFSVNIPPVQAGDAWAGQYIGIELASTIPIEMTSFGNWDFDNVRLSVVPEPASATLLLFGFGGLLAVRLRPRRSP from the coding sequence ATGACAAACTTGACACTGCGCGGCATCATATGCACCGTCGCGCACATGTTCAACTCAAGATCCAAGCACTGCGGCGCGGCGCTAGCGATCATGGCTCTCCCGCTCTGCGCCCAGCCCATCGCAGTTCCTAACTACTCCTTCGAGTTTCAGGCCGCGCCGGGCACCTACCCCTACGTCAACACATTCGTTGACTCGTGGCAAAAGAATCCCGAACCCGCCTGGTATGCTCCGGCCTTTGGGCAATACGGAATTCCCTGGCTGGGCACGGCTGGGGTATTTTTCGACGTCAATCCCTACGTCAACCACGTCGGCACCCAGGCAGGCTACCTGCTCGCCGTCCCGGAGGTCGCGCTGTTCCAGGACTACAGCACCTCACCCACCCACGATTTCAACGCCACCTTCGAGGTCGGCAACGCCTACAACCTGACGGTCGGGGTCTTCGGAAAACCCGGCCTCGCGCTGGGCTCCATCCTCACGCTCAGCCTGTACTACCGTGACACCCTGGACAACCGGGTAACGGTAGGCTCAACCGCTATCACCTACAACGCCGGCACCTTTCCCGACACATCGCCCCTCAACCTGATTGACTTCTCTGTCAACATTCCACCCGTTCAGGCGGGCGATGCCTGGGCCGGTCAGTACATCGGCATAGAGCTGGCGTCCACTATCCCCATCGAAATGACCTCGTTCGGCAACTGGGATTTCGACAATGTCCGCCTGAGCGTCGTCCCTGAACCCGCCTCCGCGACCCTCTTGTTGTTTGGCTTTGGCGGTCTGCTTGCGGTCCGCCTGCGGCCCCGCCGCTCGCCGTAG
- a CDS encoding DUF1559 domain-containing protein, translating into MNSAPSSTRAFTLIELLVVIAIIAILAALLLPALASAREKGKRAACVSNLRQIGIAIHNYAPDFDGRIPFGPKAPPFTNPAEFYPSTGAPTSLLSLRSGAPAALGLLLQSYLATQPKVLFCPSSDQPLDAQAELNKVGTNQAQGSYYYRHGGNTQLFDNPAAPPPTEHLKLDSLGLNRNGLPIRALAIDTLFLCPDDLAVFNVKPRTHHQQRIADILFADGHVATRPNRDGRFTVDVRDYAHVRDSFNRILAVLEQADTEP; encoded by the coding sequence ATGAACTCCGCGCCTTCATCCACTCGCGCCTTTACGCTCATCGAGCTGCTGGTCGTCATCGCCATCATCGCCATCCTCGCCGCGTTGCTGCTGCCCGCACTGGCATCGGCCCGGGAAAAGGGCAAGCGAGCGGCCTGCGTTTCAAACCTGCGCCAGATCGGCATCGCCATACACAACTACGCCCCCGATTTCGACGGCAGGATTCCCTTCGGCCCCAAAGCCCCGCCCTTCACCAACCCCGCCGAGTTCTACCCCTCCACCGGCGCCCCCACGAGTCTCCTCTCGCTGCGAAGCGGCGCCCCGGCGGCTCTCGGCCTCCTCCTGCAGTCTTACCTCGCCACGCAGCCCAAGGTCCTGTTCTGCCCCAGCAGCGATCAGCCGCTGGACGCCCAGGCCGAGTTGAACAAGGTCGGCACCAATCAGGCCCAGGGCAGCTACTACTATCGCCACGGCGGCAATACCCAGTTGTTCGACAACCCGGCGGCCCCTCCTCCAACCGAACACCTCAAGCTCGACAGCCTTGGCCTGAACCGCAATGGCCTGCCCATTCGCGCGCTGGCGATCGACACCCTTTTCCTGTGTCCGGATGACCTGGCTGTTTTCAACGTCAAACCCCGCACCCATCACCAGCAACGCATTGCGGACATTCTCTTTGCCGATGGGCATGTCGCCACAAGGCCCAATCGCGACGGCAGATTCACCGTGGACGTGCGGGACTACGCCCACGTGCGCGACTCCTTCAATCGAATACTCGCTGTCCTGGAACAAGCCGACACCGAGCCGTAA
- a CDS encoding right-handed parallel beta-helix repeat-containing protein — protein sequence MKNLLCLTAILFGLCAGCFRSGTQDGSPAALPKPAQGLFFVATNGQDAWSGRLSAPNRRGTDGPFATLSAALKAVRAARLQAGSPSQEPMKILVGEGTHFQTQPLVLTPEDSGLELAAYPGAKPILSAGRSITGWREAAIEGKKLWTADIPEVRVGQWLFRELWVNGQRATRARHPNRGYLPIAELPDKTKSWEKGHSRFRFREGDLKAWSSLTNAEVLAMTRWVESRLPVVSVDEKERIVTFGKRSVFELAPGDLYCAEGAFEFLDEPGEWCLAPGAGTLYYLPRPGETLDAVHAVAPVLPQVLRFESRPEAGQYVKRITLRGLTFSHTEWHFPSDLHSATNKPNAWPPPAAEVGGFAQAAYGVSGAVYGDGLRGATFEDCRFANLGNYGLELARGCQSNRIARCEFSDLGAGGLKLGETHLRASSAEQSGANEVTHCHIHDGGKFFASAVGIWIGQSPGNRITHNLIHDFYYTGISIGWTWGYGPALASNNLVALNHVHHIGAKSSGDGPILSDMGGIYTLGRQPGTTIRSNLWHDIAATRYGGWGIYFDEGTSGILAEDNIVYRTTHGGFHQHYGQTNIIRNNIFAFARDHQVQRTRPEPHRSFSFVTNIVYFDSGHLLAGDLSGDNYLMDSNLYFDARPDAKPDQLRLGPCTWQKWRERGHDQHSLLADPLFVVPGKHDFQLRPDSPAFKLGFRPIDLTGVGP from the coding sequence ATGAAAAACCTCCTTTGTCTGACGGCAATCCTCTTCGGCCTCTGCGCTGGCTGCTTTCGGTCAGGAACCCAAGACGGCAGCCCTGCCGCCCTGCCAAAGCCCGCCCAAGGCCTGTTTTTCGTCGCCACCAACGGGCAGGACGCCTGGTCCGGCCGTCTGTCCGCGCCGAACCGCCGCGGCACCGATGGCCCATTCGCCACGTTGTCCGCCGCGCTGAAAGCCGTCCGCGCCGCTAGGCTGCAGGCCGGCAGCCCCAGCCAAGAGCCCATGAAGATCCTTGTGGGCGAGGGCACGCATTTCCAGACCCAGCCCCTCGTGCTGACACCGGAAGATTCAGGTCTTGAGCTTGCGGCCTATCCCGGCGCGAAACCCATCCTGAGTGCCGGGCGCTCCATCACTGGCTGGCGAGAGGCCGCCATTGAAGGCAAAAAGCTGTGGACCGCGGACATCCCGGAAGTCCGCGTCGGCCAGTGGCTGTTCCGGGAGCTTTGGGTCAATGGCCAGCGGGCCACCCGCGCGCGGCATCCCAACCGCGGATACCTGCCTATTGCCGAGCTCCCCGACAAAACGAAGAGCTGGGAGAAAGGCCACAGCCGCTTCCGCTTCCGTGAGGGCGACCTCAAAGCCTGGAGCTCCCTCACCAACGCCGAGGTCCTCGCCATGACGCGCTGGGTCGAATCCCGCCTGCCGGTCGTGAGCGTGGACGAAAAGGAGCGCATCGTCACCTTCGGCAAGCGCTCCGTCTTCGAGCTTGCGCCGGGCGACCTCTACTGCGCCGAAGGGGCGTTCGAGTTTCTGGACGAGCCGGGCGAATGGTGCCTCGCCCCCGGCGCCGGCACGTTGTATTACCTGCCGCGCCCGGGTGAAACGCTGGACGCAGTCCACGCCGTCGCCCCCGTGCTGCCGCAGGTTCTGCGCTTCGAAAGCCGCCCCGAAGCCGGCCAATACGTCAAGCGCATCACGCTGCGCGGCCTCACGTTCTCGCACACCGAGTGGCATTTCCCGTCAGACCTCCACAGCGCCACAAATAAGCCCAATGCCTGGCCCCCTCCGGCAGCCGAGGTCGGCGGCTTCGCCCAGGCGGCCTATGGTGTCTCGGGCGCCGTGTACGGCGACGGCCTGCGCGGCGCCACCTTTGAAGACTGCCGTTTCGCAAACCTCGGCAACTACGGCCTTGAACTGGCCCGCGGCTGCCAGTCCAACCGCATTGCCCGGTGCGAATTCTCCGACCTCGGCGCCGGCGGGCTGAAACTGGGCGAAACCCACCTCCGCGCCAGCTCCGCCGAGCAGAGCGGCGCCAACGAAGTCACCCACTGCCACATCCACGATGGCGGCAAGTTCTTTGCCAGCGCCGTGGGCATCTGGATCGGCCAATCGCCCGGCAACCGAATCACCCACAACCTCATCCACGACTTCTACTACACCGGCATCTCCATCGGTTGGACCTGGGGCTACGGCCCCGCCCTGGCGAGCAACAACCTTGTCGCCCTCAACCACGTCCACCACATCGGGGCCAAATCCAGCGGCGACGGCCCGATTCTCAGCGACATGGGCGGCATCTACACCCTCGGCCGGCAGCCCGGCACCACCATCCGCAGCAACCTGTGGCACGACATCGCAGCCACCCGTTACGGCGGCTGGGGCATCTACTTCGATGAAGGCACCAGCGGCATCCTGGCCGAGGACAACATCGTCTACCGCACCACCCATGGCGGGTTCCACCAGCACTACGGCCAAACCAACATCATCCGCAACAACATCTTCGCCTTCGCGCGCGACCACCAGGTGCAGCGCACCCGCCCCGAGCCGCACCGCAGCTTCAGCTTCGTAACCAACATCGTCTACTTCGACTCCGGCCACCTCCTCGCCGGCGACTTATCCGGCGACAACTACCTCATGGATTCGAACCTCTACTTCGACGCGCGCCCGGACGCCAAGCCCGACCAGCTGCGCCTGGGCCCTTGCACCTGGCAAAAGTGGCGGGAACGCGGCCATGACCAACACTCGCTCTTAGCCGATCCGCTCTTTGTCGTCCCCGGCAAGCACGACTTCCAACTCCGGCCCGACTCCCCTGCCTTCAAGCTCGGCTTTCGCCCCATTGACCTCACAGGCGTTGGCCCCTGA
- a CDS encoding metalloregulator ArsR/SmtB family transcription factor: MTGIDCIAALRALGELSRLRIMRLLLKEQLEVNAISERLGMSQYNVSKHLRILREAGLLEVEKQGKQRVYGVISSLKSQLTANRNVLELGYCTFRFDKLPK, translated from the coding sequence ATGACTGGCATAGATTGTATTGCAGCGCTGAGGGCACTGGGCGAATTGAGCCGGCTGCGGATTATGCGGCTGTTGCTCAAGGAGCAGCTTGAGGTGAACGCGATTTCGGAGCGGCTGGGGATGTCGCAATATAATGTGTCGAAGCATCTGCGGATTCTGCGGGAGGCTGGGTTGCTGGAGGTCGAGAAGCAGGGAAAGCAGCGGGTATACGGGGTGATTTCAAGCCTCAAGAGTCAGCTTACGGCGAATAGAAACGTGCTGGAATTGGGGTACTGCACGTTCCGGTTTGACAAGTTGCCGAAATAG
- a CDS encoding DUF1801 domain-containing protein encodes MKAAPPKNIDEYIAGFPRDVQATLQRLRSVIRNAAPDAEETIKYQIPTFVLGGNLVHFAAFKNHIGFYPTPSAIQAFTAELTDYESAKGSIQFPLDKPVPFALIKRMVDYRVKEVRRKPAGRKRKQ; translated from the coding sequence ATGAAAGCCGCACCACCCAAAAACATTGACGAGTACATAGCGGGCTTCCCGCGGGACGTTCAGGCGACGCTCCAGAGATTACGGAGCGTGATCAGGAATGCTGCGCCTGACGCGGAGGAAACGATCAAGTACCAGATCCCGACGTTTGTCCTGGGCGGAAATCTGGTGCACTTCGCAGCGTTCAAAAACCACATCGGGTTCTATCCCACGCCTTCGGCCATCCAAGCGTTCACTGCGGAGCTGACCGATTACGAGAGCGCAAAGGGTTCTATCCAATTCCCGCTCGATAAGCCGGTCCCATTCGCTTTGATTAAGAGGATGGTGGACTATCGAGTGAAGGAAGTCCGGAGGAAGCCGGCGGGCAGGAAGAGAAAGCAATAG
- a CDS encoding radical SAM protein: MNSPLNSASQFGHGIPDPARTTAARFNLDGTAVDVFDLKTLLLTRGINVPDEVVRQFGQTHRLAPTSHPFCCNCLLLPGKVPAHMFHIGPGADFSLTVNEAGEPWLTYRGQEVTKVDFPPATSFYERSSSKGFPFQLMAVLQGLDVVSFPYLWPCQFALGGQPCDFCYQGNMTLDLKRAGQPLPPIASPEDVAEAVEYGVRSEGIRDVQLTGGSEVDSACGEVPLVAEVLRAIERRLGLKNIPGEIYVYTSAPRDPAAVNALFAAGVGRVAYDLNVWDKAIFEEACPGISRHVGREQQLRALEYAAQRHGPNKVCSAFVVGLEPVESLLAGAKYVAERGIVPLFSIWLPHFRPVRGSTTPPGLDYYRRAREGFVELFRKHKLQPPGGAGLNVCMCRDLCLRQES; this comes from the coding sequence ATGAATAGCCCATTGAATTCAGCCAGTCAATTCGGGCACGGAATCCCGGACCCCGCCAGGACGACGGCAGCCCGCTTCAACCTGGACGGAACGGCTGTGGATGTGTTTGACCTGAAGACGCTGCTGCTGACGCGAGGAATCAACGTGCCGGACGAAGTGGTGCGGCAATTTGGCCAGACGCACCGGCTGGCGCCAACGAGCCATCCGTTTTGCTGTAACTGCCTGCTGCTGCCGGGGAAGGTGCCGGCACACATGTTTCATATTGGGCCGGGGGCGGACTTCAGCCTGACGGTGAATGAGGCGGGGGAGCCTTGGCTCACCTATCGCGGGCAGGAGGTCACGAAAGTGGACTTCCCGCCCGCGACGAGCTTCTACGAGCGGAGCAGCAGCAAGGGGTTTCCCTTTCAGTTAATGGCGGTGTTGCAGGGGCTGGACGTGGTGTCGTTTCCGTACCTGTGGCCGTGCCAGTTTGCGCTGGGGGGCCAGCCGTGTGACTTCTGCTACCAGGGCAACATGACGTTGGACCTGAAGCGGGCCGGGCAGCCGCTGCCGCCGATTGCGTCCCCGGAGGATGTGGCGGAGGCGGTGGAATACGGCGTGCGCAGTGAGGGCATCCGGGATGTGCAATTGACGGGCGGGTCGGAGGTGGACTCGGCGTGCGGGGAGGTGCCGCTGGTGGCGGAGGTGCTGCGGGCGATTGAGCGGAGGCTGGGCCTGAAGAATATTCCGGGGGAGATTTACGTTTACACGAGCGCGCCGCGGGATCCGGCGGCGGTGAATGCGCTATTTGCCGCGGGGGTGGGCCGGGTGGCTTATGACTTGAACGTGTGGGACAAGGCGATCTTTGAGGAAGCGTGCCCGGGCATTTCGCGGCACGTGGGGCGGGAGCAGCAACTGCGGGCATTGGAGTACGCAGCCCAGCGGCACGGGCCCAACAAGGTGTGCAGCGCGTTTGTGGTGGGCTTGGAGCCGGTGGAAAGCTTGCTAGCGGGAGCCAAATATGTGGCGGAGAGGGGAATCGTGCCGCTGTTCTCGATCTGGCTGCCGCACTTCCGGCCGGTGCGAGGCTCGACCACGCCGCCCGGCCTGGACTACTACCGGCGCGCGCGCGAGGGGTTTGTGGAGCTGTTCAGGAAGCACAAACTGCAGCCGCCCGGGGGGGCGGGGTTGAATGTGTGCATGTGCCGGGATTTGTGCCTGCGGCAGGAGAGTTGA